A section of the Subtercola frigoramans genome encodes:
- a CDS encoding segregation and condensation protein A, producing MIRDGESPDAQSFGEASGSAPSGFSLRLSNFEGPFDLLLSLISKHEVDITDIALSVVTDEFISYLKDLDSEEELERASEFLVVAATLLDLKIVGLLPQGELVDAEDVALLEARDLLFARLLQYRAFKQVSAWFSSHFDEETGRHARAVRLEEKYRQSAPDLVWTLSADDFAALAMLALTPREVPVVGLEHLHAPLVSIREQAAHVVVMLRGGEPVTFQRLIAGIVEKGVVVARFLAVLELYRRSAVSFEQLEPLGELTLRWTAETWSEESLSNLGADYDN from the coding sequence ATGATTCGCGACGGCGAATCTCCTGACGCACAGAGTTTCGGTGAGGCCTCGGGCTCCGCGCCCAGCGGCTTCTCGCTGCGCCTCTCGAACTTCGAGGGCCCGTTCGACCTCCTGCTGTCGCTGATCTCGAAGCACGAGGTCGACATCACCGACATCGCGCTGAGTGTGGTGACCGATGAGTTCATCAGCTACCTCAAGGACCTCGACTCCGAGGAGGAGCTGGAACGAGCATCCGAATTCCTGGTGGTGGCCGCAACCCTGCTCGATTTGAAGATCGTGGGGCTGTTGCCGCAGGGTGAGCTGGTCGACGCCGAAGATGTGGCGCTGCTCGAGGCCCGTGACCTGCTGTTTGCCAGGCTTCTGCAGTACCGCGCCTTCAAACAGGTCTCGGCCTGGTTCAGCTCCCACTTTGACGAGGAGACGGGCCGGCACGCGAGGGCGGTGCGGCTCGAAGAGAAGTACCGGCAGAGCGCCCCCGACCTGGTGTGGACGCTCAGTGCCGACGATTTCGCTGCACTGGCGATGCTCGCGCTGACGCCACGCGAGGTTCCTGTCGTGGGGCTCGAACACCTGCACGCGCCGCTCGTCAGCATTCGAGAGCAGGCAGCGCACGTCGTCGTGATGCTGCGGGGCGGCGAGCCGGTGACCTTCCAGCGCCTGATCGCGGGAATCGTCGAGAAGGGCGTCGTCGTCGCACGGTTTCTCGCGGTTCTGGAGCTGTATCGGCGCTCGGCCGTGTCGTTCGAGCAGCTCGAACCACTCGGCGAACTGACGCTCCGCTGGACGGCAGAGACCTGGTCAGAAGAGAGCCTGTCGAACCTCGGAGCAGACTATGACAACTGA